From a region of the Mauremys mutica isolate MM-2020 ecotype Southern chromosome 12, ASM2049712v1, whole genome shotgun sequence genome:
- the LOC123346144 gene encoding C-type lectin domain family 2 member D-like translates to MGEEEEADPPGQPVNNAKVLKSRGKPVLLSRRPPAALGPWCPDGWVGYGGKCYYFSEAEGNWNNSQRHCSSLGASLAGIDTLQDLAFLLRYKGKSDHWIGLRREQELGQPWKWVNGTKFNRLFVITADGDCAYLNDENRVSSLRCTSERHWICSKPDAFTKAKEAAVEGGS, encoded by the exons atgggggaggaagaggaagcagATCCCCCTGGACAGCCTGTTAACAATGCCAAAGTCTTGAAGAGCAGAGGAAAACCAG TGTTGCTGTCTAGGCGtcctccagctgccctgggcccctGGTGCCCGGACGGCTGGGTCGGGTACGGAGGGAAATGCTACTATTTCTCCGAGGCCGAAGGGAACTGGAACAACAGCCAGAGACACTGCTCCTCCCTTggtgcctccctggctgggatcgACACCCTGCAGGACCTG gcTTTCCTGCTGCGCTATAAAGGCAAATCTGACCACTGGATTGGCCTTCggagggagcaggagctgggccagCCCTGGAAATGGGTCAACGGCACCAAATTCAACCGCCT GTTTGTGATAACAGCAGATGGTGACTGCGCGTATCTGAATGACGAGAATAGGGTCAGCAGCTTGCGATGCACCAGCGAGAGACACTGGATCTGCAGCAAACCCGATGCGTTTACAAAGGCAAAGGAGGCGGCAGTGGAAGGAGGCTCATAA